The following DNA comes from Capsicum annuum cultivar UCD-10X-F1 chromosome 7, UCD10Xv1.1, whole genome shotgun sequence.
CAGGAGAATAAAAACCACAACCTACGATATGCATGAATATTCCCAACCAGTATACTACTTCAAAAACAGTGTAGATAACAGAGTGAGTAAACTCAAGAAATTTGTCAGTCATCAAAATAATTCATGTAAACAGCAAAATATGCACATGACTCCCAACAGTGAGAACCCATAAATTACAAGTTATCTATGCTAGTCGTTGAATCTGATAGATatagtttttattcttttttttttaaaaaaaacaataaacaatATCTTGTACCTACTCTGAAAAGCTATGTTGTTCGGACTCGTAAAAAATGTTAATGGATGCGTGCCGGATTCACCAAAAGTAGTGTAGTTTTAAAGAATCCAATTCTGGTAAGGCATGGAAAGTGAAGAGCCCGTGCAACTTAGCTGAAAAGTAAACATGCCCAAACAGGGGCAAAAAATTGAATGTTTGCACCAAAGTCAGTAATGAAGCCAAAACATGTGTGAATGACACATATAATTGTCACTTTCGATACAATAAACTTTAAGACGAGTTGAGAAAATATGGTAACgcttttaattttttactttcgATACAATAAACTTTAAGACGAGTTGAGAAAATATGGTAacgcttttaattttttttttcaggtGGTGGGGTATTTGGACATTTATCAGATTCAAAATTGGGGAGGAAAGGCACCCTTGCAACGGTTTGCATATTGGATGCCATTTTTGGTATTCTAACAGCATTCTCATCAAATTATTCGACCTATGCCTTGTTCCGATTTCTCACTGGTTTAAGCGTTGGTGGTACTGGACTTAGTGCTTTTGTTCTTGCTACTGAACCCGTTGGCCAATCGTGGCGTGGCGTAGCTGGAATGTCcactttctattttttctctattgGAATAATCGCTCTATCAGCCATTGCTTATTTCATCCAACCATGGCGCGCTCTCTACATTGCTTCTTCAATCCCATCGGTCATTTTTGTAGTCTTCATACTTCCTTTCCTCCACGAGTCACCACGTTGGTGCCTCGTTAGAGGAAAAGTAGACGAAGCCATGAAAATTATGCAGAAAATCGCCGTATCAAATGGCAAAAGTAACATTCCTGATGATGTTATTCTCGCCCTTGATAGTGAAGTGAACGAAAGCGTTCCTTATTCTCAATCTGATACCAATAAAGACGCGGTAAATGGATCAATTTTAGATGTACTAAGGTCTCCTATCACCAGGATTTGGTTTTTCTTAGCAGTGACTATTAATTTCCTTTGTTCTGTTGTTTATTACGGGTTAAATTTAAATGCTGTCAATCTCGGAACTAATTTATACCTCAACGTTGCCCTTAACGCGGTCTCTGAAATACCCGGTTATTTTTTAACTGCATTAGTGTTGGACAGGTTCGGTCGCAAGTCATTAGCCATAGGGACAATGTGGTTCAGTGGAATTTTCTGCTTAGGCGGAAGCTTATTGACAAGTACTAACGGGGCTTGGAAAGTGGTCCGCATGGTATGCGGACTGCTAGGGATATTTGGAATCGCTGGTACTTTCAATTTATTGTTCGTGTATTCGATGGAGTTGTTTCCGACTGTTGTGAGAAATGCAGCATTGGGATGCGTGAACCAGGCCGTGCATTTGGGGGCAATTTTAGCGCCGATCGTGGTGCTTTTAGGGGGCACTGTACCGTTTGCTGTGTTCGCGGCATGCGGAATTGCAGGAGGTTTTTTGGTAACGTATCTGCCAGAGACATTGAACAAGCCACTTTATGACACAATGGATGGGCTACAGGAAGCTGAAGCAAAACCTGGCTTCGTAGCTTAATTGGGAGtttgtttaatttaatttggaTTGACTGAATAAAAGTATCTTTTAAGCATTttgttgaaatgttttgagatGAACTTGTAAACAAATAAACAATTAGTTATGTACTTGACTAAATATGTTGGAATTGAAATATAGCTAAGCAATTCAATTACCTTCTTTGTGAGATACTATTATTCTAATTCACATTTATTAGCTacttaatacaacaacaaaatatcagTGTATTTTCATATAACGggatttggggagggtaaaacgtacacaatccataccactacttctGAAGAAATAGATAGGTTATTTTCTTGTACGTAGTGCTGTTAGTCTACGgatgttagagttgtgacccgaattttgttgattcgGTCCAAAAAGTTTCGCGGTGCGACTCATggttgtgattttcaatggggtctatGGTGAtagcatagggatatggatcttatGTTTTTgtgcctaggacttatttgtatgcacgtattatataagtgcaattagtggGTCGGTTTGATTATTCAGAAATTACGTTGCttcacattgtactcctctcctttcataaTGAAACCTCCTCTGCCCATAATTTTTCCCGCAAGGATTTCCACGTAAATCTAtatgttcttgttttctttctgcTTGTGATTTGCTTTATTTCTGCCTGATTTCTAACAACGGAGAAGAATGAAAGTAGTCGTCTTGCTTCTTTTCTTTGAATTCGCGTTGTTGATGTGTTTGCTGAAAAATTGATTTCTATACAAAAGTTAATTGATGTTTCGAAGACACTTCATTAATTTAACGTGCTAATTTCACGTTAAAGATTATGACATCTTGTTTGTTCTATATTAAGCGTCATAAATCTAGCCTCATTTACTAATGTTTGGGTGCATTTTTTTGTTCAACATTCTCATTATTGATCCCTAATTACCTTCAAGCTGATGATCGATcccatgtttctttttttttgggtaatactccctctatttcggaataaatgaattgttgggggtatttattggtgtttcaaaataagtgaatcattgcattttttccaaatttacccttatgatttgacaacaaattaacttttgaaaaggtattacaaggtcaactttttttttttttgggataaaaatagaaagttgtgttaaatttatgtctttaatgtttttcttaatctgtgtgtcaaaatccaacaattcttTTAttatgaaacagagggagtaacaAATTAATGATTTTCGTTAGAATATAGTATGTAATAATTCTTCTGCAAAGAATGCTCAATTGACCGCACTTCATATTCGATAAATTCCGAATAATAACAAAAGCATTTGTGTtagaataatagggaaataaaataaaaataatgacactaataattttacataaaaatccttttaaataaagaaaaaaccacGGATTAAGAGGAAGAACTGATAACCCTCTTTGACTCCACCTTTcctttacaaattattttttatcacatgAAAGACCTCACTCAGTAACATCAAAATACTATATTAGAAATCAGGCCTCTTCTTGACTTTTctctaactaataaatataagttaGACAAAAGCATGCATTAATTTTGGACTAAAGAATTTCCTGCATTATGATTACAGAGAGGCGAACCCAAGATTTAAACTTGACGAATGCAcctctatatttaaatataataattagttGTGTCAAAGTTCGACATACAGTTCTTTGAAAACTTGTTAATTATAGTAATTtataagtaaaattttaatattattgaatatcattaattAGATTTAACATGACAAAAGTGTGTTATTCACCGTATTTAAATTCAACGCACTATCATATTTTGAACAATAATAGAAAgcttttgaaaaatatgaaattcgagAGATTTGTTTGCCAGATGGTTGCAATGGGTAACGTTCGATTTAAACCTATCTCGAactttaaattgttaattttttaaataaaaaataactcaatgatcaaaagattaaagaaaataaatattactatATTGTATAAGATAGGGAGAATATCTACCTTTTGAAGTTGGAGagaaacttgtattttgaaataaaataaaaaataggtcaaTAATATCCATaatacataaaaggaaaaagaaaaggtgtAAATGGAAAAAGAAGCAAATAAAAAAACGTTGTTGTTGGGGTTCGAACCTGAGCAATCAGGCAAAAAGAACAACTTTCAAGTGGCAACCCCaatcatctcaccaaccaaatCAGTATTTCTATGGGTGCACGACATATATTTAACGTAACACcctgatatatatatagatatgcaaATTATATATACGGAGTTTTTCTCAAGGCtagcgggtgcacgtgcacccctaCACTCAACATCAAGTTACCTACGTACGTACTAATTATGTTATAATGTGTAATTAGCTCGTGAGCAATTGTGTTATTTCTTCATAATGCAGTAAGAATTGGTGAATTATATTggattataatataattttagcTAATTAATTTCAGTCCAATCCATCCGTTTGAGAGTAATAAATATTCAGCAACAAAAATTGTCCGTCCTAATTCTACGGTCTTTTTCTAGTGACATGTGATACACATTTCGTTTGAAAACTACTGTAATAAAGAGGTGTTGAGAGTTCGAATAGACAATGCAACAAGTACTAAAGAAGTGAATCAGAGTGCTAGGCTGTGTGGTCACAACATATTACAATTAGTAGGTAACATAATAAATGTCATCGGAATTGTCTTCAAACAGCCAATTATACGGCAACCTCTTGTCGCCTCTCCTCTCTCCGGAGGCTATCCCGGAAAAAGTAACGATGGATGATATGTTGGAGAAGTACTGCGGAGAGTTCGGGTTGTGGCAGCTGAGACACTTAGTGTTAAGCAGCTTGGCTTGGTTGCTACAAGGTATTCATACTTCGGTCATGATCTTTGCAGATCGCGAACCAGCATGGCACTGTTTGATGAGTCACGCTGGTTATACTACTCCCCGCTGTCCTACGACAGCAGGGAGTATGTGTGACCTCGAGCCTAGCTCTTGGGAATGGTCGAGTGGAAAGGGAAGTTCTACGATGTCGGAATTCGGATTGATATGTGGAGACAAGTTTAAGGTTGGACTTGTCCAATCTATATTTTTTGCTGGCTGCATGATCGGTACGTACTTCCTTCCTCCTTTTTTCCCTTCACAATTTGTCACTTTTAGCTGTTGTAACCGGAAAAAAATTACTTTCAGAAATTTTACTACCAAATTTTTGTTATGATTGGGCAgaaaataagcaaaccacaagcaaaggaaaaatatgaacacACAAATTTACGTGAAAATTCTTGCggaaaaaaccacgggcagaggcagaggaggtttcactataatagAGAGAGTACAATGTTGGAGATGATAGTCTCAATTTCGTGTATTTCTGAATAATACGaaacacttatataatacgtatacgtgcgtacaaataggtcctaggcccaaaaatatAAAGGTCCACCACAACCTAATCCCTGCGTTACCACCAATGatcccattgaaaatcacaaacatgagtCCTACCGCGAAACTTTTagggccggatcaacaaaattcgggtcacaactcttaacatctttttaaaaaatcCCTTCCTTTTCTATCTGGATATACTTCACTTGAGCCTCTTTACCTCTCTGAGATAGTGATAAAGTCTGCCTACACTTTGTCCTGCTCAGACTCACTTATAAAATTTTACTGggcctgttgttgttgttatagaaGAAATTAACCTTCATATATAGTATTGACtggtactttttttcttttttgaaaaaagtcGTAAAGTGGAATGTGAAAGATACTTTTACCTGTTTTCcattctttcaattttttcttctcttattcttgTACTTTTTAAGAAGAATTTAAATAAAGGGGGATATAGTGTTCgaatgcatcaacacacaatgtAGAAGTTGATTAAACAGTTGATCACTGTTACATTGATCATTGTTCATTCCAGAAATTAGTTACGTACTCATCAAGTACTGTTTGATCCATTAGTTAGTTACTCGATTAGTTAGTTGTAAAACTTATTGAGGATTAATTAGCATGTGAGAAGATATTTTCTGATTATTAGGCTATGAAGCTCTGAGCAATGCTCTTGTTGTATATAGTTGTATTCATTTTTTAGATCGATAAaattctctctctacttttgCACCTCCATACCTCGGAGATCATCAATGGAGGTCTtcgattgtgtgcttgttttcacATGTAGGGTGTTTGGTGCATGTTCCCTGGAACTATGGTCGAAATATACACACTACATATCAGTGTATATGTTATgtataataaatatacatataagttcAGTATCAAGTATGCATAAACAATGCACTTAGTACATAATTGTAAATTAAATGACTGGATGGTTCAGATTCCATAATATcgattttaaaattgattttcaGGTGCGGGAGTATTTGGACATTTATCAGATTCAAAACTGGGGAGGAAAGGCTCCCTCGCAATGGTTTGCATCTTGAACACCATTTTTGGTATTCTAACTGCATTCTCTTCTGATTATTCAACCTATGTCATGTTCCGATTTCTCACTGGTTTAAGCGCTGGTGGCACTGGCATTATTGCTTTTGTTATTGGTACTGAACCCGTAGGCCAATCCTGGCGTGGTGTAGCCGGAATGTCacctttctatttttattctactGGAATAGCCGTTGTATCCGCCATTGGTTACTTCATCCAACCATGGCGCTCTCTCTACATTGCTTCTTCAATTCCATCGGTTATTTTCGTTATCTTTCTACTTCCTTTCCTCCATGAGTCACCTCGTTGGTACCTCGTTAGAGGGAAGGTAGACGAAGCCATGAAAATTATGCAGAAAATCGCCGTATCAAATGGCAAACCAAACATTCCTGATGGCATTGTTCTTGCTCTCGATAGTGAAGTGAACGAAGATGTTCCTAATGCTCAATCTGATACCAAAGAAGCGGTAAAAGGAACAATATTAGATGTACTAAGGTCTCCTATCACGAGGATTCGGTTTTTCTTAGGCGTGGCTGTCAACTTCTTTTCTTCTGCTGTGTATTACGGGTTAAGTTTAAACGCTGTCAATCTCGGAACTAATTTGTACCTCAACGTTGCCCTTAACGCGGTTGCTGAAATGCCAGCCTACTTGTTATCAGCATTCGTGTTGGACAGGCTTGGTCGAAAGCCGGTAGCTATTGGGACAATGTGGTTCAGCGGAGTTTTCTGCTTAGCAGGAAGCTTAGTGAAGAGCACTAACGAGGCTTGGAAAGTAGTCCGCATGGTATGCGGACTGCTAGGAATATTTGGTATCGCTGGTACTTTCAGTATATTGTACGTGTATTTGATGGAATTGTTTCCGACCGTAGTGAGAAATGCTGCATTGGGATGCGCAACACAAGCCGTGCAACTAGGTGCAATTTCGGCACCCATCGTGGTGGTTTTAGGGGGCGGGGCACCGTTTGCTGTGTTCGGGGCGTGTGGAATTGCAGGAGGTTTTTTGGTAACGTATCTACCAGAGACACTGAACAAGCCACTTTATGATACAATGGATGGACTACAAGAAGCTGAAGCAAAATAAGTACACTTTTAAGCATTTGTTTAAGTGTTTTGAACTgaactttttatgaaaataaatagtTGGGTTTAGCTATAAATGGTGAAATTGAAAATAAGCTCTTAAATgtatttggtaaaaaaaaaaaagttgtaaaaCATTATTTGGTACTTATTATAAATGCAGAGTAAATGCTAGGTAAAATTGTTATTGAAGAACGCAGAAAGCGTTTTAAATAGAGTTACAGAGAAATAAGAAGACTCCTAGACAAACACTACTAACATAATGAAGGCAGTATCCTAAACAAAGTAGGATTGCTGAAACAATAatatttactgaactaaactatgAACTGATAACTGAACTAACTAAACAGGGGTTAATCGTTTTGTGCCAATACGCCCCCTCAAGTTAGACGAAGGGTCACTAAGCCTAACTTGGATAGATTTTGCTGAAAAGCAGGTTTAGGCAGTGCTTTAGTGAGAGTATCTGCTAGTTGATCGGCACGATGGATATGAACAACCCGAACCTTTTTGGCCTCGACATGGTGGAGAACAAAGTCAAAATCCACTGCAGCATGCTTCAAACGACTTTGAAGAACTGGATTTTTGCTCAAGAATGTGGCTCCAAGATTGTCACAATAAATAGTAGGCAATTGATGTACTGGAAAGCGCAACTCAGTGAGGAGATTGGTAACCCATATGGTTTCAGAAAAGGCATTGTCCACTGCCCTATACTCAGACTCAGTGGAGGAGCGAGAGACAGTATTCTGTTTCTTCGATGACAAGCTAATTGGATTGTGACCAAGGAACAGGATATACCTAGATGTGGAAACTCTGTCTGCAATGTCCCCACCCCAATCTGCATCAGAGTATACATGTAGATTGAAGTCCTTAATAGGAGTTACACGTAAGCCTAGTTGGATGGTGCCACGCAGGTAGCGAAGAACACGCTTCACAGCTTTCCAGTGAAGGTCTGACGGTGCTTGCATAAACTGGGACAACTTATTCACTGCATAGGCAATGTCCAATCTAGTGAAAGATAGGTATTGAAGCCTACCTAAGACTCGACGATAGCGTGTCGCATCAGTCAAATGAGTACCATCAAACAAAGTGAACAACTCAGTTGCACTCATTGGCGTGGAAACACTTGTGCAGTCGGTCATCAGGATCTCATTCACATAGTTTGCTTGGGTGCGAATTAAACCATAAGAGCTGTGTATCACTTCAACACTTAGAAAGTAGTGAAGATTCCCCAAATCTTTAATTGAGAATTGAGAGGCAAGGGAAGCAATGACCTGATCGACACTTGAAGTGTTGCTCCCAGTAATAATAATGTCGTCTACATATACAAGGACGAACATTGTCTTACCTAGACCTTGTCTGACGAGTAGTGAGGCATCAGATTTCATTTTATCAAAGCCTATAGATGAGAGATAACCTGTGAGAGCATTGTACCACGCCTGTGGGGCTTGTTTCAAGCTATAGTTTGCCTTGCGCAGCCTACATATATGagttggtttgtcatcattagTGAATCCCGGAGGTTGTGCCATATACACCTCCTCTTCCAGGTTGCTTTGAAGGAATGCATTGTTGACGTCCAACTGACGAAGTTGCCAGTTATGGTGAAGTGCCACATAGAGGACGATTCGAACAGTGGTAGGCTCTACGACTGGACTGAAAGTTGCATGGAAGTCAATGCCCAGCCTTTGAGTGAATCCTTTCGCAACTAACCTCGCTTTATATCTATCAATAGACCCATCCGCATTCCTTTTAATCCTGAAAAGCCACTTGCAGGAAATAATATTTTTGGTTGGGTTAGGAGGAACAAGTTCCAAAGTTTGGTTCTTAATAAAAGCATCAAGTTCCTGTTTCATAGCTTCACGCCACTCAGGATGTTTTTGTGCTTGTTTAAAAGTAGTGGGTGTGATGGTGGGCTTCACTTTGGCTAggtaatcaaaaatttattttggtttagtgATGTTGTTTTGGGATCGGGTGACAACACGGGTATGAGGAGAAGGACATTTAAGCGGTGAGAGAGGAAGATCCGGTTCACGAATAGGACTAGCTGGTTGATGGACCATGGGTGTAGGTAGAATTTTGTTCCTACGATGATAAACGAGGAGGGGACGCGGGCTTCAATTTGAGTTTGTAGGTATGTGCGTTGATATATTTGTAGGGAGGTCTGGTGGTGTGATCTTCTGGGTAATAGGGTGAGAAGAGGATTCTGGGAGCATAGGAATTGTAGAAGACGAGGGTGATAGAAATTTACCTGAAAAAGAAGAAGCTGCGTCCACCGCTGGTTCACTGTCGGAGTCGGATTGTGAGTTTGAGTTGGCCTGTAATTGTGCTGGAGAAGGACAAGATACTGAGCGAGACTCTACAGGTGTTTGGGCGTCTGTTTCTAATGGAATTGAAAGCTCTGGAGTGATGGAAAGTTTGGGTGTGGGATTCGAAGaatttgaaatcatgatactATCCCATTTTAGGTGAGGTGAGTTGAGGGCAATACTGGAGAACAACGTTTTGAAAGGGAAAACATCCTCAATAAATTGCACATCCCGAGATAGGTATACCTTTGCGGAAATAGGGTCAAAACATTGGTGACAATGATGAGATAAGGAAAACCCGAGATAGACACATGGGGTGGATTTTGGTTCAAGTTTATTTTTGGAGTATGGTTTAAGCCTTGGATAGCATAAGCAACCAAATATTCGCAGGGAGCTATACTCAGGCGATTTTCCAATTAGACGCTGGAATGGGGATTGGTTATCTAGTTGAGAGGTGGGCAAACGGTTAATGAGGTAGACGGTGTGATGACACGCATAAGACCAAAATTGGGGAGGAAGGGACGCCTCATGTAAGAGCGTTTTTGCAGTTTCGACGATATGGCGATGTCGTCGTTCTGCAAGTGCAACGCGTTGAGGCGTATATGACGGAGTAGAGAGGTGTTCAATGCCTTGAAGTGAGAGATAAGGGTCAAGACTTTTATATTCTCCTCCACCATCAGTGTACAGTGACAAAATTTTGGTGTCAAAGTGCTTTTCCATCATAggatgaaatttttgaaagatctctttaacctcacttttattttttaatgtataaagcc
Coding sequences within:
- the LOC107878735 gene encoding organic cation/carnitine transporter 4, with protein sequence MSTLLLNRQLDGGDLRSPLVSPALNEYNYSNPKKITMDEMLEKYCGDFGLWQLRHLVLASLAWFLQGVHVMVMLFADREPAWRCLTSHAGYTPCSTAGSMCGLEPSSWEWLGGKGSSTRSEFGLVCGDKFKVGLVQSIFFAGCMIGGGVFGHLSDSKLGRKGTLATVCILDAIFGILTAFSSNYSTYALFRFLTGLSVGGTGLSAFVLATEPVGQSWRGVAGMSTFYFFSIGIIALSAIAYFIQPWRALYIASSIPSVIFVVFILPFLHESPRWCLVRGKVDEAMKIMQKIAVSNGKSNIPDDVILALDSEVNESVPYSQSDTNKDAVNGSILDVLRSPITRIWFFLAVTINFLCSVVYYGLNLNAVNLGTNLYLNVALNAVSEIPGYFLTALVLDRFGRKSLAIGTMWFSGIFCLGGSLLTSTNGAWKVVRMVCGLLGIFGIAGTFNLLFVYSMELFPTVVRNAALGCVNQAVHLGAILAPIVVLLGGTVPFAVFAACGIAGGFLVTYLPETLNKPLYDTMDGLQEAEAKPGFVA
- the LOC124900134 gene encoding organic cation/carnitine transporter 4-like, coding for MSSELSSNSQLYGNLLSPLLSPEAIPEKVTMDDMLEKYCGEFGLWQLRHLVLSSLAWLLQGIHTSVMIFADREPAWHCLMSHAGYTTPRCPTTAGSMCDLEPSSWEWSSGKGSSTMSEFGLICGDKFKVGLVQSIFFAGCMIGAGVFGHLSDSKLGRKGSLAMVCILNTIFGILTAFSSDYSTYVMFRFLTGLSAGGTGIIAFVIGTEPVGQSWRGVAGMSPFYFYSTGIAVVSAIGYFIQPWRSLYIASSIPSVIFVIFLLPFLHESPRWYLVRGKVDEAMKIMQKIAVSNGKPNIPDGIVLALDSEVNEDVPNAQSDTKEAVKGTILDVLRSPITRIRFFLGVAVNFFSSAVYYGLSLNAVNLGTNLYLNVALNAVAEMPAYLLSAFVLDRLGRKPVAIGTMWFSGVFCLAGSLVKSTNEAWKVVRMVCGLLGIFGIAGTFSILYVYLMELFPTVVRNAALGCATQAVQLGAISAPIVVVLGGGAPFAVFGACGIAGGFLVTYLPETLNKPLYDTMDGLQEAEAK